The Lathyrus oleraceus cultivar Zhongwan6 chromosome 5, CAAS_Psat_ZW6_1.0, whole genome shotgun sequence genome includes the window TATTGACGTGTATTGTATCTACCAAATACCAATAGGAGTAGTTTAATTTCTATATAGGTCATATTGACGTGTATTGTATCTACCAAATACCAATAGGAGCGGTTTAATTTCATCTCAATAATTACAAGATAGCGGCATTACTATGAAATTTATACCACATGGGATAAAGTGACAGATTTTAAATATACACCAATATCAGACTCGGTAGAAACTGAACCTGGATTACTTCATCATCTTCTGAAACACACTTTGGACCCTTATCCTTTCCCAACATACGAATATGGGCACCTGATAAATTCCTCATTTCAGCAATAATGGAACCACCCTTCCCAAGGAGACAGCCTATATGATTGGAAGAAACAATGATCCTTGCTAACATACTTTGCGCTTTGGCATCAGGAATAGCCCTGGATATTCTATTTTGCACACGAAATATAGCCTCTTGCACAGGTGATATTCTATCATCTGGGTGCTGCAATTATTAAACTAATATCAGCAAAAAAAACAGATGTGACTCCACAACAATGGCACAAATGAGAAAATGGGAAGGTTGAACAATACCGCTGGACCAGATATGATGACAATGCAATCCTCTGAACCCGGATTGCCTTCTATAACCTTGATTTCACTAGCTGTTTCTTGCTGCATGGTCTTAATTATTGATCCACCTTTACCAATTAAGTTTCCTACATTTTCGGAAGGACACAATAAACGGAAAGTAAGTATTTCCGGTGGAAGCCTCATGCGACCACGGATGGGGCCTTCATGAAACTTGGGAATCATTGGAGCAGAATGGAAAACAGGAATTTCATTAGGCCCGGTAGCAAAAGGTGCTCCTTGACCAGCAAAAGTTCGTTTGTTTTGTGAGAATTGACCAAAGGAATGAGAATGAGACGACGGCCCAGTAAGGTTCGTGGAGAGAGATTCATGATCACGAGATGGATTATCCAAAAGCTGCTGAAAAACAGACTGAAGAGCTTTCTTGACAACTTCTACTCCTCCTGTGATCTACACCATAGCATGAATGAAAGAGATGTTGAAACATGAAACAAAGCATGACCACGTCtaaaagaaattaaaatgcaTCAAGATATCAACTAATGGAAACCCGTACTTTTTCTCCAACTGCTTGTTGTGTGTATtcactacaacaacaacaacaacaacaacaacaacaacaacaacaacaataacaacaacaaagCCATATCCCACTAGGTGGGGTCGGCTACATGGATCAACTCTCGCCATAATATTCTATCCAGGACCATGCTTCTATCCAAATCATTAATCTCAATGTCTTTCTTAATAACTTCTTTAGAAAGACCTCGAGATTAATGATTTGGATAGAAGCATGGTCCTAGATAGAACATTATGGTGAGAGTTGATCCATGTAGCCGACCCCACCTAGTGTGTATATTCACTAAAACTACTAAAACGCATTCAGATAAAATTCACATCAGACAGTTAAATCTAATAACATTTGAAAAAGCAACAACAACTATTTATGGAATAATAATGATATACACCTTCTCCGTTATAGTGCAGAGAGTGTCAAAGATATTTACCTGAACTAGCTCATCAGAATCCGTCGCACACGTGGGAATTTCTTCTTTGGGAAGGATCCGAATCTGTGCCCCGCTATCCGCTGACATCCTCTTTATCACGCTTCCACCCTTTCCCAAAATGCATCCAACTTGATTTGAAAGCACAAGCAGCCTTAAAGTAAAGTATGAAGCTTTTTTACTTTCATCACCACCTTCCCCTATATCCTCTATTCCTTCCACCATCTTCTCATAAACTAGTGTCACAGCCTTCAGAATAGTCAAATTCGAACTCCCCTTCTCGCTCTGCGAATCTTCAACAGAAACAGAATCTTTATCTTCATTATCATCCCCATTATCTTTCCCCTCATCATCCTTCCCCTTGTTTTCACTctcatcatcattattattattattattattattatcattattattattattaaccTCCTTTCCTGGCTCGGCATTACCTTCTTCGGTCTCCTTATCAGAACTTAAAAAAGTTATAACTCTTTCTTCGCAACCCAGCACAGGCTCTTCAATCTTAACCTTCACGCCAGTTTCTTGTCGAATTTGTGAAATAATCGAACCGCCTTTACCAATAACACCACCAATTCTAGTAGCAGGACATAGCAAACGGAACACAACACTGGAAGAAGATGCATCCAACGGTGAAAAACCACCTGATGACTTTCTTCTTTTTCCTCTCCTATTTGACTCTGATTTCTTTGATCTCTTAGTCATTGAAACTGAATGTGACTACAATATCAATTTAACATTATTAATTAATTAACCGATTCAAGCATACAACTATTAAAACCTAGGTAGTTTAATCACGGCCAATAGTGGCGTAATTGCGGCGGCTGGCCGCTAAGGTGCGGCGGCCATCACTGACACGGCTGTCTCGGATGCATTTCGCAAGTAGTTGCCGTCGCGGGGGGTTTTGCGCCCGCAACAATGAAgatttgaaaataaataaaaaataaaaaagtgtGGAGAGAGTAACCTGAAGAATCACAGTAGAAGGAAGAGGGATGGTGAAGAATAATCCCAATACGAAAGATGAACCGGCGCGTGCTTGAATCACAGATGCATGTGTTGCTAGGTTAAACTAAAACGAAGAAGTTGAACTTCGTAGGAAATTACAGAAAATATTTATCCATACGCAAAGATGGTAAATCAGATTTTaatgatttaattaaaaaaaatctcTAACCTAATGGCAAATATTTGGGTGGAGAAGTTTTTTTTCATGgagttttttgtttttgttgtttcCACGTCGTCGTCACGGGTTGAGCCATCGAATAAAAGTCCGTCTAAGTCTCATAGATTGTCGTTTCAGGATATTTTCACCGAAGATCAGAGAATCGGTGAAGGAGAGAGTGGACATGATTGAAAAGTGATTTATAAAAGGGCGTTTAAGTCTTATAGATCGTCGTATCAGGATATTTTTACTAAAGATCAAGGAACCAATAGTGTGAAGGAGAGAATGGACGTGATTGAAAAGACATTTATGAAAGTCTCTCTTAGACGAGGAAATTGATTATTGTCAAATGTCACGAtggatgagaaaaaaattcaagGAAATTTAAAATCCTGGGAAGGAGGTGTTAATCATTAAAGTCCTTAGGAAGAATGTGGGATGCCATTTATAAATGATAGGTTGAAGAATATATGGAAACTTACTAGAGGTTTTGAGATCATGGACGCTGACAATGGTTTCTTTATGGTCAAGTGTGAACTGTTCGCAGATAGGGAGAAAATTGTGTCAGAAGGCCCTGCATGTTGTTTGACCAATATTTGACAGTGGCTCGATGCACTCTAGACTTTGCATCTCCTCTCACAAAGGTGTGGAAGACTTCGGTTTGAATTTGATTTCCAAAGCTTAATTTATTGTAGTGATGAAAGTGTCCTTCTTGGTTTGGCATTTATTGTGTGTAATCTTGTTAAGGTAGATGCTAACACCTTGAATGTAGATAGAGAAAGGTTTACGAGAATTTGTATGGAGAATGAACTGACCTTGCCGATTGTCAAAAAGGTCAATGTTAAAGGCCTCTAGTACAACGTACAATATGAAGGTCTTCACATTATTTTTCTCCAATTGTGGTTGTATAGACACCACACTTGTGATTGCAAAAAAACACCAGATAGACTGACGCAGTCGATCGTTCCTACAGTGGTACAACCAAGAGGTTTGCGATAACACGATGATGTCCATAAGCAAAGACTAACGGAACTGCATCAGGAAGTGAGAGACGATAGCGCCGAAACTGTAGCAAGATAATATGGATAGGCAAATGCAGTTTGTGGTGATTGACTTGTGGTGCAGAGGAAAAAACGCAACAAAAGAGTTAGTTATGGCCAAGGGAAATATTTATTCAATAATGCgcctgtagcggggtattcgttaccttatggcttattgactaaaccaaaagtaaacatacaattcgagtcgccaccgcacttgtatttatccaaaggaaaggttaaaaagcgaacataaattaagtaagaagttttatcaaatcaaaaactaataaaaatgtcagagatctaggtaagggggtggttatgaaatgggaaggttttacgcacccaaaacatccttagtactctaagaGAACCTCTTTTTacaaatgtgtgttgtaggttggtatttgtgaaaattatgTGCAAAGgattgggggatgagaaaagaaaagattatatttacaatttttgttgtttgaatggatgaacccattgcctacgtatcatcacaaaggtaggatcaaaacctcgtagttcggggtaaaaatctcaaagattggtgaattgatttgatcaaaagccttaaggtcttttgttatcaaaaggagaaaactacacctaaaccaacaatccaaCATGGGAGGAGAgattcaacatactagtgaggggttagccctataataagtatggaagacttatagtccgatcactaaggataaggtgaggtttacatcaaccactatgataactcaaacctatgactaatgtttatgaaaagtgATCCGCGGTCGCtcgcggatcaaaaacgagtgGTTTTTGTAAATATGTAATATAGCGACAATGACTCGAAATATCGTCTCTCAAGGATTCTTGTGGGAAAATCAATAACAGTAATAAAATAAGGGGGGGTTTGGTTTAGGTTTCCGATAAAGAAAAAGCACTTAAAATAATTGATTACTGAAATAAGTTGTTGTGAAATAAGCGATTAAAGTAACGGATCCACTGCCTCGGTTCTTACTAATCATCGACCGGTGAAAATACAATTTCCCAAGCGGGACTTCTATCCTATTTGATGAAAAAATCAGTCAACAAGCGTGGAAGATTTTATGAAAACATGTTCCTATTGCCGGATTAAGCATACGGTAAATGATAGAGCAAATTAACAGTTAAGCAGAGTTAATCTATGATTAAAATTAGGAACACAGATCACTCAAATTAAATCAAATATACTATATGATaattgaattaagcaaacaaCTATCACATGATATAATTGAAAGAAATAGAAATTAAATTGTAAATATCATAACAATCTCAAAGTTTGAAACCTGAGTACAGTGAATCCGTCCAAAGAGGATTAGTTCTCCATGAGTTTTCAAGcttcaacaatatttttttgcGTGAATAGTCCCCCGTGAACAGTACACACGTTCTCCTTAAAAAGATAAAAAGTGGATCCGGTTCAAAACCCAACTGGGTCGAAAATATAACCCAGGCCCACAACATGACCcaacactaaaataaaattctaatGCTGTAACTTGAAACGAAATTCTGGAATTTTGAGCTCCGAATTTGACTTCGACTCCAACACAAAAGTCGTAGCTCTCTCTCTTAGCTTTCCGGCGATTTTTAGAACGCCTCAAACGAATTCCCGGAACTCCAGTTATGATCGTTTCCACGCAGACTGCTAAAGCTGAAAAATAAGTGcgaaaattaaattaaactaaaaataaaataaaatatgaaaacataataaaatataaaaataaacaaaataaaataaagaaatgcCTAAGTAAAAAGTAGGAGAATTGTGCATAAATATGCACTTATCAAATTCCCCGGgacttgaacttttgcactccgagcaaaattgaaataaaacaaagaaagcacacacacatcaatAGCTACTCATTCCaggctacaagtcttcttcggttaagtttTCATCGATATGTACTAATCTTacacactaaggatatcgtaggaacactaatccacaattgTGCGGTCATAAGGctccctcctatacaaaccaatccAAATCCTGTCGTTATGCCCAAGTCTAACTTACTCGTCCTCTTTTTTCACTCTTTTTCATTctagtgcaatcacattaagccctttatctaTTCACACACATGGTAACTGAGCttgttagtgactatgatccattttttttctcaacaatttagaattaaacattttttttcttttctttttttctttttcactttttgtctttttctctttttcttcttttttttttatagcacaggatcattcacttatttgcatcagCTCAACTACTTAGCATGTGATTTCtagatggtgctgactgctagataaactacttaaaAGCTATTAGAGGACGAGAACTCAAGACTATTCCATAACAAGTATCTGACTCGACTTCCATATTTGGGAGACTCAAGGTGTTAAAACGATATCGATCTTATGAACTGTTCCCAAGTCTCTGCAAACTAATCCCCAATTAGACTATAGCCCAGAACTTTCAAAAAGatgcaaaaaaaaaattgtttttattataataactggaaaaaaaaacaaaaaaaaacaaaggTCTCCCTCCCCCAGACTTAAAACAAGCATTCTCCTCAATGAAAGGACATAATTATTAAAGTAAAGAGAAGGAAAGGACAACTCCCTGATCAAGTTGCAGTGTAGTTAGGCGCTTCCAAAGAAAGCTCCTCTATACCGACATCTTCAGGCACCGAACCTCCATAGAATAACTTCAGACGCTGCCCGTTAACCTTAAAGACTTTGTCAGTACCTGTACTTTTAATTTCTATTGCACCATGAGGGAAAACATTAGTAACAACGAAAGGGCCAATCCATTTGGATCGAAGTTTCCCAGCCATAAGCTTAAGGCGGGAATTAAACAATAAAACCTGTTGGCCCACAGAAAACTCTTTCCTAGAAATCATtttatcatggaagtgcttagtTTTTTCTTTATAAATTCTAGAGCTTTCATAAGCCTCTAATCTAAGCTCTTCCAACtgttgtaattggagttttctttcaatacctgcttgttgcatctccaaattacaacttttcaccgcccaataggcacggtgttctatctcaacaggaagatgacatgccttaccaaaaaCAAGTCGATAAGGAGACATCCCAATGGGTGTCTTGAAAGCTGTTCTCTGAGCCCAAAGTGCGTCTTCTAGACGACGGCTCCAGTCCTTCCTGTTTGGttgcaccattttctctaaaatctgtttgatctccctgtttgagatctcagcttgcccattagtttgtgggtgatatgcagtagagactttgtgcacaactccatactttcggagcaaagcttccatggtgcggttacagaaatgagtgccttggtcaCTGATGATAGCTCGCGGTATTCCAAACCTGCAAAAGATATTAGACCTGACaaaatctgcaacaactctagaatcattagtccGAGTGGGGATAGCTTCTACCCACTTtgagacataatcaacagcaagCAGAATATAAAGGAAACCAAACGATACAAGAAAGGGACCCATGAAGTCAATTCCCCATACATCGAATACCTCACAGAAAAGCATAGGTTGCTGAGGCATTTCACTCTTGCGAGTGATGTTCGTACCTGCTATCTGGCACTCTTTACAAGTGCGGTAAGTCTTATAAGCATCTTTAAAAACAGTTGGCCAATAGAAGCCTGAGTCGAGGACTTTTCTTGCAGTTCTTTGCGGGCCAAAATGTCCTCCGACTTGAGACGCATGAGAGAAATTTAAAATGGATTCAATCTCATAGTCGGGGACACATCTTCTAATAACTTGATCACTACCAAACTTCCAAagatatggatcatcccaaacataatatttggcatCACTTTTGAGTTTATGAATCTGTGATCTGGATGCACCTGTAGGAAAAACACCAACAACAAGATAATTAACAATATCAGCAAACCAAGGTGTAATACCATGTAAAACTAAAAGCtgctcatcaggaaagtcatcctGAATAGGAAAAAGATCTTCATCTCTCTCTATCCTGCTCAAATGGTCAGCCACTAAGTTCTCAGCTCCACTTTTGTCTTTAATCTCTACATTAAACTCTTGGAGCAACAACATCCACCGAATCAATCTCGGTTTTGCATCCGGCTTCTTCAACAAATATTTTAAAGTTGCATGGTcagtaaaaacaacaaccttggaacctagcaaataagatctgaatttatcaagagcaaaaacaatagctagaagttctttttcagtggtagTGTAATTTGACTGTGCAGAGTCTAAAGTCCTAGAAGCATAGTAAATAACATGGGCAGCCTTGTTAACTCTTTGTGCAAGGATAGCCCCAACAGCATAATTCGAAGCGTCACACATAAGCTCAAAAGGGAGGGTCCAGTCAGGCGGCTGGATTATGGGAGCGGAGGtcaatgctttcttcaagaagtcaaaCGCCTGTTTGCATTTGTCATCGAAGTGGAAAGTGACgtcattcttcaacaagtttgacagcgggagagctatcttgctgaaatctttgatgaaacgcctgtaaaaacctgcatgaccaagaaaagaGCGAATCTCGCGAATGCAAGATGGGTAAGGTAGTGTAGAAATCACATCAATCTTAGCAGGGTCAACAGAAATTCCTTTTTCAGAAATTATGTGACCAAGAACAATTCCCTGCTCaaccataaaatgacatttttcataatttaaaacaaGGT containing:
- the LOC127083886 gene encoding KH domain-containing protein HEN4, which codes for MTKRSKKSESNRRGKRRKSSGGFSPLDASSSSVVFRLLCPATRIGGVIGKGGSIISQIRQETGVKVKIEEPVLGCEERVITFLSSDKETEEGNAEPGKEVNNNNNDNNNNNNNNDDESENKGKDDEGKDNGDDNEDKDSVSVEDSQSEKGSSNLTILKAVTLVYEKMVEGIEDIGEGGDESKKASYFTLRLLVLSNQVGCILGKGGSVIKRMSADSGAQIRILPKEEIPTCATDSDELVQITGGVEVVKKALQSVFQQLLDNPSRDHESLSTNLTGPSSHSHSFGQFSQNKRTFAGQGAPFATGPNEIPVFHSAPMIPKFHEGPIRGRMRLPPEILTFRLLCPSENVGNLIGKGGSIIKTMQQETASEIKVIEGNPGSEDCIVIISGPAHPDDRISPVQEAIFRVQNRISRAIPDAKAQSMLARIIVSSNHIGCLLGKGGSIIAEMRNLSGAHIRMLGKDKGPKCVSEDDEVIQVSGEIEAVHDALLQITTRLRNHYFRDAFPSADFPSNSGFLDQHSSFPPYLGRRGLSPPRMYSDLGPPPPHAGFPLDDHPHFMNNMYRPGIPPHISERKPWGPKGLLEGHMGLPEFAGGPRRISGFAGGSLPIITSTTVEVVVPRGLVPVIYGEDGECLKQILQISDANVTITDPKPGAAETKIIISGTPEQTNAAQSLIQAFVMIEGESG